A window of the Cheilinus undulatus linkage group 21, ASM1832078v1, whole genome shotgun sequence genome harbors these coding sequences:
- the LOC121503955 gene encoding interferon-induced protein 44-like yields the protein MYLLLNLFKTLSDCLISPSALLDQPWRTLLSSRESLDFLKSYKPQNGEVEHLRILLYGPVGAGKSSFVNSADSALRGRVTGRADTDSTMSGSSHTKQYKTYKIRKDDQSFYSFVFNDIMGIEQSLDHGVHVDDLKLVLQGHMKDGYEFNPVSPLKQNNPYYNSNPSLDDKGHVLVGVIPADKVSLLTDRVVQKLRQLRAAATELEIPQMAILTKVDQACPEVKRDIKNLHKSKYLKEKVEKFSYLLGLPVNCIFLLKNYESEINTSDKISEPILTALKQMVNYGEDYVNDHSEEIGGGNSDQPTLTPPPPQPQPPPQPQPPPESQPPSQPQPPPEPQPPSQPQPPSQPQPPPEPQPPSQPQPPSQPQPPPEPQPPSQPQPPPEPQPPPPPRKNF from the exons ATGTATTTGttgttaaatttgtttaaaacgTTGTCTGACTGTCTGATTTCTCCTTCAGCTCTGTTGGATCAACCATGGAGGACTCTGCT gagcagcagagaaagTCTGGACTTTCTAAAATCTTACAAACCCCAAAACGGAGAAGTCGAACATCTCAGGATTCTGCTCTATGGTCCCGTTGGTGCTGGAAAGTCCAGTTTTGTGAACTCTGCTGACTCCGCTTTAAGAGGTCGTGTTACTGGGCGAGCTGATACAGATTCAACCATGTCTGGGAGCAGCCATACCAAGCAA TACAAGACTTACAAAATCAGAAAAGACGATCAGAGCTTCTATTCTTTCGTTTTTAACGACATCATGGGAATTGAGCAAAGCCTGGACCATGGAGTTCATGTGGACGACCTGAAACTGGTTCTGCAGGGACATATGAAGGATGGTTACGAG TTCAACCCTGTCAGCCCACTGAAACAGAACAATCCGTACTACAACTCCAATCCCTCTCTGGATGACAAAGGCCACGTCCTGGTCGGGGTCATTCCTGCTGACAAAGTGTCTCTGTTAACTGACAGAGTAGTGCAGAAGTTAAGACAACTCAGAGCAGCTGCCACTGAACTGG AAATTCCCCAAATGGCCATTCTCACCAAAGTGGACCAGGCCTGTCCTGAGGTGAAAAGAGATATTAAGAACCTACACAAGAGCAAGTACCTGAAAGAGAag gtggaaaaattcAGCTACTTGCTGGGATTACCAGTCAACTGCATCTTTCTGTTGAAGAACTACGAATCAGAAATCAACACCAGTGATAAGATCAGTGAGCCGATCCTGACCGCCCTGAAACAGATGGTGAACTATGGAGAAGACTACGTGAATGACCATAGTGAAG AGATCGGTGGAGGGAATTCTGATCAGCCCACATTGACACCACCTCCTCCACAACCTCAACCTCCTCCACAACCTCAACCTCCTCCAGAATCTCAACCTCCTTCACAACCTCAACCTCCTCCAGAACCTCAACCTCCTTCACAACCTCAACCTCCTTCACAACCTCAACCTCCTCCAGAACCTCAACCTCCTTCACAACCTCAACCTCCTTCACAACCTCAACCTCCTCCAGAACCTCAACCTCCTTCACAACCTCAACCTCCTCCAGAACctcaacctcctccacctccacgtAAGAATTTCTAA